GGACGGGGCCAGGTGATTGCAGGCGTTGGGGGAAACAACACGGAAAAGACGATCTGGCTCAGCCGGGAAGCCCAAAAGTGTGGCGTGCATGCACTGATGCTGGTTCTGCCCTATTACAACCGGCCGTCACAGGAAGGGCTGTATCAACATTTCAAGGCGATCGCCGGCAAGGTGGATCTGCCGATCATGTTGTACAATATTCCCGGCCGCACTGCCGTCAACCTGACGCCTGAGACGCTGAAACGCCTGGCAGAAATCGACAATATCGTGGCAATTAAGGAAGCCAGCGGCGATCTGACGCAAATGACGCGGATGATCGCGGTGACGCATGGCGATATCGCGTTGTACAGCGGAGATGACAAATTGACCTTGCCTGTCCTTTCCATCGGCGGCAAAGGAGTGGTCAGCGTGGCAAGCCATGTCGTGGGCAGGCAGATGCAACAGATGATCGACCATTTTGCGGCAGGCAGAGTTTCGGAAGCGGCACGGCTTCACCAACATCTGTTGGAGCTGTTTGAAGTGCTGTTTATCACAAACAGTCCTGCGCCACTGAAGTTTCTTCTGAATCATTTGGGGATCAAGGCAGGGCCGGTTCGCCTGCCCTTGGCGGAGGTTTCCCAGTCGGAGGCCGAAACGATATTGCGCGTCTATCAGGCCACTGTC
Above is a genomic segment from Bacillus thermozeamaize containing:
- a CDS encoding 4-hydroxy-tetrahydrodipicolinate synthase; translation: MKFGRVITAMITPFDERGQVDWEACGALIDHLVNHGTDDLVVAGTTGESPTLTDEEKLELFRFAVQKMRGRGQVIAGVGGNNTEKTIWLSREAQKCGVHALMLVLPYYNRPSQEGLYQHFKAIAGKVDLPIMLYNIPGRTAVNLTPETLKRLAEIDNIVAIKEASGDLTQMTRMIAVTHGDIALYSGDDKLTLPVLSIGGKGVVSVASHVVGRQMQQMIDHFAAGRVSEAARLHQHLLELFEVLFITNSPAPLKFLLNHLGIKAGPVRLPLAEVSQSEAETILRVYQATVNNEA